Part of the Antennarius striatus isolate MH-2024 chromosome 6, ASM4005453v1, whole genome shotgun sequence genome, TCTTCCTGACCTGATGGAGAGACAAGTTCAGACTGTTAAACACACCCTGCGCCCTGTTTCTGAAAACGTAGCTTCATGGGGACAACTGTTCTTTACTCACAGCGACTGTTCCATTGGTCTGTCCGTGTGCGTCGCTGTCCTTCAGAGGCATGTTCTGTTCAGGTGAAAGAATTTATTTGACCAACTTTTAAAACGAAGCATCAGTGGACTCAAGGCCTTCAACAGGAACTCACCTGCGTTTGCTCGATTTCTTCTACAGTCTGGAAGGCGGGTGATCCCGGCACAGTCATCAACAACACCACGAGTAATTTCTTTAAGTCGGGCGATGCTTTACCTCCAACCTGCAGAGCCAGAGTTTAGTTGATTTAAAgtcctttacaaaaaaattactgaTTATTTCAGTcactttttgattttttaattgaCTTTCAGTTAAATCACTCCAGTTAAATCATTAGAAGCTGATCAAACTGTAACCTGGTAGTCGTTCCAGTCAAAATGAATATCCTCAGTTAAACGTACAGTTTTCACCATTTCTCTCATGCGTGACACAAAATAAGTGACGTTTAAATTAAAGTAGACTTTTCTGATTTATTGCTTGACATCCAGTATATTGATCCCATGTCAGCTCAATATGGCAAAAATCTGGTCAGGAAAACTCACCGACCATTAATGGATGTAAAATCATAAAATCCAAACGCAACTGAATGCTTCATTTCCAACCAACAAGTTTTTCCCTGATCATTATAAAATCCTGTTTAGACTGATCTTTCCAGAATATACGAAAGCCTTGAACTTTGTGGCACACTGAATAATTGCTCCCTTCTTTGCCGTTTGCACACAGCTTACCGTCCAGCTGGGCCACACGTCTAGGTTCACTTGCATGTTCGTCTCTATAGCATTCACAACTTCATTGGCAGACAGCAGATGAGAGGATGAAGGCAGAATTGTTCTCATGACCATATCCACCAATGAGATGTTGACAGGAGACAGAACATCTTGCATCTGTTTCACCACAATAATCCTGAGAGAAACACACTTTAACCGACCTGACGCTGAATTTTTAACGATTACAAAAACACGTATCCATGTCTGCTGCACGTGTGTCAGTACTTTTCCTCCGGACTGCTGAATTCCTCAAAGATGCCTCTCCACTCCAGCAAAGTCTGAAACATAAACTTGATTGTTAACCACACTTGTGAAAACGTAATAAACATGATTGATCATTTTACCTCTTCTGAAAACGCTGCATCTGTGTCACAGATGGCAAAGCCTGCGACACCCTTCTCTAACCAAAACCTGAGTGAAACCTGCAGAAGAAATATTGTCGTGTTTTAATAAATCCAGCATCCAGGAGTACTTGACATACTTaaggagaaacagaaacagaacggAGGCCTTTACGTGTTCTGTGGCGGAGAGGTTTGATGACTCATTTGCATTTTCTGCCACATTTGCTTGACAGAGGTCCAAAACCACTTTCAGACCTGCAGGACCAACAAAAAGCCCGATCATCACATCATGCAGGAGTGTTCGTTTGCGCATTTAACCATTTACTCACCCACTTTGTTGCTCTCTGAGAGAAAATGCTGCATCTGAGCCGAACTCCTCGATCCTACATCAGGATCGGTGAGGTTTAAAGAGGGAGATCTATCATACAGACCCCCCAGGATTACTGCCCCTATACCCAGGTGGCTGAGGTAAGGAAGCTGCTCACACAgcgctttaaaaaaacaacaacgacatTTAGAACGAGTCAATAACACAATATAATTTTCACTTGATCATATTTTGGATACAGTTTGTAGTTTTCATTTATGATTAGTGTACACTCCATGCTCCATGTTGTTTGAATCTTTATGTTTAAAGATAATTAATCAACGTTCTTGTTCCTCGTCTGCTGTTGGTTCTTGACTTAACCATTTCTAATGCACCGGAAAGCAAATCTAATCTACCTTCATTAATAATCAAATCAGACAAAAGTAGTCCTCATTCTAGAGTGTCCACCAGCTGTAAGACTTTAATACTACAGACAATCTCTGCAGAGATTTAAAAGGAGGTAGTTGCAGTGGGTAAATCCGGAACCATAACAGACCTTTGTCCATTTGGAAAAGCAAAGATTTATCAGGAATATTTCCAGAAGCCAGAGTTTAGTTTGTCAGGGATAAAAGCTCGACAAAGAGATATTTGTAATAAAAGGCTTCATCATTTACATACTGCAGTTGTCAGAATAGCAAAAAATAGcattttgatttatatttaGGGAAAAACATTTGCAATATCTGTTGCAACGAACTGTTAAAACTGCGATTTCATTGTTGGAAACAGCTGACAAGTGTATATATACtgccaataa contains:
- the si:dkey-202g17.3 gene encoding amino acid transporter heavy chain SLC3A2 is translated as MPLNTGEPGYGGAQGAGLAASLGHSESAPMLVPEWKRWQPLSKEELAVVAGGPGWRRVRFYLLLLFWVSWLAMLAVAIAIILLSPRPVVTPLSWFQKSVFLQLKQDVLTEQSSNGSGDSSALCEQLPYLSHLGIGAVILGGLYDRSPSLNLTDPDVGSRSSAQMQHFLSESNKVGLKVVLDLCQANVAENANESSNLSATEHVSLRFWLEKGVAGFAICDTDAAFSEETLLEWRGIFEEFSTSGRLKCVSLRIIVVKQMQDVLSPVNISLVDMVMRTILPSSSHLLSANEVVNAIETNMQVNLDVWPSWTVGGKASPDLKKLLVVLLMTVPGSPAFQTVEEIEQTQNMPLKDSDAHGQTNGTVAVRKTRSSAVALFNSLSHSRAREEALQYGSFTFLPVNSSIQSSSNSTLASLSSPPILAFLRSWGCVHFLILLNTGSERHALDPTWAASLPETGVFVISTEMDRLGSTTLHSLELRPHEAVVIKLFDARSYA